In a single window of the Elaeis guineensis isolate ETL-2024a chromosome 4, EG11, whole genome shotgun sequence genome:
- the LOC105037679 gene encoding uncharacterized protein, with the protein MKTIRIQPLLLPFLLFFSFSFLKTGAQTEAQALLQWKSSLFQPDALSSWSLANSTTPRTWFGVRCNSAGSVVQLSLPNANLNGSLDNLDFASLPGLTKLNLHYNLLRGPIPSNISALSKLTSLDLSSNNFFGYSIPPEIGQLSEMVDLRLYNNNLVGPIPYQLSNLRKVRYFDLGYNYLENPDYTKFTPLPSVTHLSLPVNSLTGKFPPFILNCTNLTYLDLAQNNLTGKIPNSLSTNLVHLESLNLTFNFFKGVIPVSLANLTRLQNLHLGLNNLTGGIPPILGSISSLRILELYNNSLGGPIPSSLGQLRMLEHIDIKAAELNSTIPPELGLCTNLNYVELSINQLTGGLPQSFSELTKMSQFGISSNLLSGEISPDFFTHWTELISFQIQNNSFTGRIPPEIGSATKLQDVFLFINKLSGSIPSELGDLAQLTLLDLSENELTGPISTKLGNLKHLLLLNFHSNDLSGEIPPEIGSATKLQTLYLFKNRLSGSIPSELGDLAQLTYLDLSENKLIGLIPTKLENLKRLKLLGLSSNDLFGEIPHQLGNLASLVALDLGSNSLSGPIPETITKLAHLTFLNLENNSLSGMIPRSIGSMTSLESLHLKKNNLTGDIPLALKDCKRLTVLDLGENGFCGNIPTWLGESLSSLRVLRLRSNMFLGNIPPQLSLLSSLQLLDLAHNNLSGSIPHTLGNLTAMATNEQTINTKGHFLGEELAYSWGYTNSISIVWKGKEYVIQNLTLSLMLGIDLSSNSLSQEIPAELTNLLGLVSLNLSMNHLSGSIPEMIGKLSELESLDLSMNHLSGAIPPSLSSLTSLSSLNVSNNRLSGRIPSGYQLQTLIDPSIYTGNDGLCGPPLPKCSSNGANHVQLSTEDGHEMIWVYLSMELGFVVGLWGFFSILFFNKSLRFAYFRFIDNIYDRFSRR; encoded by the coding sequence ATGAAAACAATCCGAATCCaacctcttctcctccccttccttttattcttttccttctccttcttgAAAACCGGAGCACAGACTGAAGCACAAGCTCTCCTCCAATGGAAGTCCAGCTTATTTCAGCCAGATGCTCTGAGCTCATGGTCCCTTGCCAACTCTACCACCCCACGCACATGGTTTGGTGTCCGCTGCAACTCCGCAGGCAGCGTCGTGCAGCTGAGCTTACCCAATGCCAACCTCAACGGCTCCCTCGATAACTTAGACTTTGCTTCTCTGCCCGGCCTCACCAAGCTCAACCTCCATTATAACCTCCTCCGTGGCCCCATTCCTTCAAACATCTCTGCTCTCTCCAAGCTCACGTCATTAGACCTCAGCAGTAACAACTTCTTTGGATATTCCATTCCCCCAGAGATCGGTCAGCTTTCCGAGATGGTCGACCTCCGTCTCTACAACAACAATCTCGTTGGGCCGATCCCATATCAGCTCAGCAATCTCCGAAAGGTACGCTACTTCGATCTTGGATACAATTACTTGGAGAACCCAGACTACACTAAGTTCACCCCACTGCCTTCCGTGACACATCTATCTCTACCCGTCAATAGTCTGACAGGGAAATTCCCACCATTCATACTCAACTGCACCAATTTAACGTACCTCGACCTCGCGCAGAACAACCTGACGGGTAAAATACCCAACTCGTTGTCGACCAATCTAGTTCACCTCGAGTCCCTGAATCTTACCTTTAACTTCTTTAAAGGAGTCATTCCTGTTTCCCTTGCAAATTTGACGAGGCTTCAAAACCTTCATCTTGGATTGAACAATCTCACCGGAGGGATACCGCCTATCCTCGGGTCCATCTCTAGCCTTCGAATACTCGAACTCTATAACAATTCACTTGGTGGGCCGATCCCTTCTTCTCTGGGACAGCTCCGGATGCTTGAGCACATCGATATCAAAGCAGCAGAATTGAACTCTACCATTCCTCCCGAGCTCGGCCTTTGTACTAATCTCAATTATGTTGAGCTGTCCATCAATCAACTGACAGGTGGCCTTCCACAATCCTTCTCGGAGCTGACCAAAATGAGTCAGTTCGGGATCTCGAGCAATTTGCTCTCTGGTGAGATCTCCCCAGACTTCTTCACGCATTGGACGGAGCTTATTTCCTTTCAGATACAGAACAACAGTTTCACTGGGCGAATCCCACCGGAGATCGGATCCGCGACAAAACTGCAAGACGTGTTCCTCTTCATAAACAAGCTATCGGGCTCCATACCTTCAGAGTTAGGTGATCTTGCCCAGCTCACTTTACTTGATCTTTCGGAAAACGAGCTCACCGGTCCAATATCAACCAAGCTTGGTAATCTGAAACatctattattattaaatttccaCAGCAATGATCTATCTGGGGAGATCCCTCCAGAGATTGGGTCCGCGACAAAGCTGCAAACCCTCTACCTCTTCAAGAACAGGCTATCAGGCTCCATTCCTTCAGAGTTAGGAGATCTTGCCCAGCTCACTTACCTTGATCTTTCAGAAAACAAACTCATTGGTCTGATACCGACCAAGCTAGAAAATCTGAAACGTCTAAAACTTTTAGGTTTAAGCAGCAACGATCTATTTGGAGAGATACCACATCAGCTTGGCAATTTGGCTTCTCTGGTCGCATTAGATTTGGGTAGCAATTCCCTCTCTGGACCGATTCCTGAGACAATAACGAAACTCGCACACCTTACTTTCTTGAATTTGGAAAACAACAGCCTTTCTGGGATGATTCCAAGATCAATAGGTTCCATGACTTCGCTCGAGTCGTTGCACTTGAAGAAGAATAATTTGACTGGAGACATACCTCTCGCACTGAAGGACTGCAAGCGATTGACCGTTTTAGATCTTGGTGAGAATGGATTCTGCGGAAATATCCCAACTTGGCTGGGGGAAAGTCTTTCATCACTGAGGGTCCTTCGTTTAAGGTCAAATATGTTTCTTGGTAACATTCCTCCCCAACTGTCGCTTCTATCTTCCCTTCAGCTCTTGGACCTTGCGCATAATAATCTCTCCGGAAGTATCCCTCATACTTTGGGCAATCTCACTGCCATGGCTACAAATGAACAGACAATAAACACCAAAGGACATTTCCTCGGAGAAGAACTAGCATATTCTTGGGGTTACACCAATAGCATTTCGATAGTTTGGAAAGGAAAAGAGTATGTTATTCAGAATTTAACACTTTCACTTATGCTTGGCATCGACCTTTCAAGCAATTCGCTGTCTCAGGAGATCCCTGCAGAGCTAACAAATCTTTTAGGGCTGGTTTCTCTTAACCTGTCGATGAATCATTTGAGCGGAAGTATTCCAGAGATGATCGGTAAATTGAGCGAGTTGGAATCGCTTGACTTGTCAATGAATCATCTCTCTGGTGCAATTCCTCCAAGCCTATCTTCTTTGACGTCCTTATCTTCCTTGAATGTATCAAACAACCGCTTGTCAGGAAGAATACCATCTGGCTATCAACTGCAAACACTCAttgatccatctatttataccgGCAATGATGGACTTTGTGGACCTCCGCTTCCCAAGTGCTCAAGCAACGGAGCAAATCATGTTCAATTGTCAACTGAAGATGGCCATGAAATGATATGGGTATATCTTAGCATGGAACTGGGATTTGTGGTGGGACTTTGGGGATTCTTTTCCATTTTATTCTTTAATAAATCCCTGAGGTTCGCCTATTTCCGGTTCATTGACAATATATATGATAGATTCTCAAGGAGATAA